In Hippoglossus stenolepis isolate QCI-W04-F060 chromosome 13, HSTE1.2, whole genome shotgun sequence, a single genomic region encodes these proteins:
- the LOC118119659 gene encoding ras-related protein Rap-2a — protein sequence MREYKVVVLGSGGVGKSALTVQFVTGTFIEKYDPTIEDFYRKEIEVDSSPSVLEILDTAGTEQFASMRDLYIKNGQGFILVYSLVNQQSFQDIKPMRDQIIRVKRYEKVPVILVGNKVDLESEREVSSSEGQALAEEWGCPFMETSAKSKTMVDELFAEIVRQMDYAAQPDKDDPCCSSCNIQ from the exons ATGCGCGAGTACAAAGTGGTGGTCCTGGGCAGCGGCGGGGTCGGGAAGTCCGCCCTCACCGTGCAGTTCGTCACCGGGACGTTCATCGAGAAGTACGACCCGACCATCGAGGATTTCTACCGCAAGGAGATCGAGGTGGACTCCTCGCCGTCGGTGCTGGAGATCCTGGACACCGCCGGCACCGAGCAGTTCGCCTCCATGCGGGACCTCTACATCAAAAACGGCCAGGGGTTCATACTGGTCTACAGCCTTGTCAACCAGCAGAGCTTCCAGGACATAAAGCCGATGAGGGATCAGATCATAAGAGTGAAAAG GTACGAGAAGGTCCCCGTCATCCTGGTGGGGAACAAGGTGGACctggagagcgagagggaggtCTCGTCCAGCGAGGGCCAGGCGCTGGCCGAGGAGTGGGGCTGCCCGTTCATGGAGACGTCGGCCAAGAGCAAAACCATGGTAGACGAACTGTTCGCTGAGATTGTTCGGCAGATGGACTACGCTGCCCAGCCGGACAAGGATGacccctgctgctcctcttgcAATATACAATAG